Proteins from one Carcharodon carcharias isolate sCarCar2 chromosome 19, sCarCar2.pri, whole genome shotgun sequence genomic window:
- the LOC121291615 gene encoding tumor necrosis factor-like, protein MSAENKSLDLESGAVFVVRQSEPKRSCFWPSLCAVAVLGLLAVSSYLALCQLGVLPSKQELRQNSNVAAAPQNSGLPHLMKQVGNDPRGRIAAHLTASPISREKKIFWQNEADSTFIKGVEFRDNSLVIKTPGQYFVYAQVVFYSKGCQDKAIYLSHELVKLSPSYPEEALLLKATKSACHYHQHGEHWYKTSYQGAIFEFEEGDQIFSRVNEEVVGYVDTAQGKSFFGMFAV, encoded by the exons ATGAGCGCCGAGAACAAGTCGCTGGACCTTGAGAGTGGAGCAGTATTTGTCGTCAGGCAGTCGGAGCCGAAGAGAAGCTGTTTCTGGCCGTCCCTGTGTGCGGTGGCTGTGCTCGGCTTGTTGGCTGTGTCTTCCTACCTCGCACTCTGTCAGCTCGGAGTTCTCCCTTCCAAGCAG GAATTAAGACAGAATTCGAACGTGGCAGCAGCTCCCCAGAACAGTG GTTTGCCTCATCTCATGAAGCAGGTGGGAAATGACCCGAGGGGAAGAATCGCAGCTCACCTGACAG CTTCACCAATCAGCAGAGAAAAGAAGATCTTTTGGCAGAATGAGGCGGACTCCACCTTCATCAAGGGTGTAGAGTTCAGGGACAACAGTCTCGTCATCAAGACCCCTGGTCAGTACTTTGTTTACGCCCAGGTGGTCTTCTACAGCAAGGGCTGTCAGGACAAGGCCATCTATCTGAGCCATGAGCTCGTCAAGCTGTCACCGAGTTATCCAGAGGAAGCCTTGTTACTGAAGGCCACCAAGTCCGCCTGCCATTACCACCAGCATGGAGAGCACTGGTACAAAACCTCCTACCAGGGAGCCATATTTGAGTTTGAGGAGGGAGATCAGATCTTCTCCAGGGTTAATGAGGAGGTGGTGGGATACGTCGACACTGCCCAGGGAAAGAGTTTCTTTGGAATGTTTGCTGTATAA